The window ATGTCATTGAACGCAGACTCGAAGAGTTGGCTCGCGCCGAATCTATCGACAATGGCAAGCCACTCTCAATTGCACGCATTCTGGATATTCCGCGCGCAGCTACTAATTTTCGATTCTTTGCCGCGGCTGCAACACAGTTCGCGAGTGAATCACATTCGGTTGGGCACGAGGCAATCAACTATACGCTTCGCGATCCGGTTGGCATCGTAGGGTGCATTTCCCCCTGGAATCTGCCGTTGTATCTGTTCACCTGGAAGATTGCCCCGGCTTTGGCAGCAGGCAATTGTGTGATTGGCAAGCCTTCAGAAATCACACCAATGACTGCCTTTCTGCTTGGCGAAATCTGCAACGAAGCAGGCTTGCCGCGAGGCGTTTTGAACATCGTTCATGGCCGAGGCAGCAGTATCGGCCATGCCCTAGTGACACATCCCAAGGTGAAAGCCATTTCGTTTACCGGTGGGACAGCGACTGGCGTAGCGATCGCAGCGCTGGCTGGACCACAGTTTAAGAAATTGTCGTTGGAAATGGGCGGCAAAAACCCGACACTGGTGTTTGCTGATTGTGACTATGAAACAACCGTTGAAGGTACCGTTCGAGCAGCCTTTGCCAACCAGGGTGAAATATGCCTTTGTGGCTCACGCATTCTTATCGAACGTTCGATTTACAACAGGTTTCGCGATGACTTCGTCAGTCAGGTTTCTGCTTTGAAAGTGGGCGATCCGCTCGATAACGAAACGCAGCAGGGAGCTTTGGTTTCTGAAACTCACATGGAGAAAGTGTTGTCGTATATCGAGCTGGCACGCAGCACCGGTGGAAGTGTCTTGGCTGGTGGCTATCGTGCCACGGTTCCAGGACGTTGCGCAGAGGGCTATTTCGTACATCCCACGGTGATTGAG of the Planctomycetia bacterium genome contains:
- a CDS encoding aldehyde dehydrogenase, which codes for MNREPLNGRYLDNVEPATGRVYSLLPDSDASDLALAVASAEKALPAWKALGAESRARMLYAIADVIERRLEELARAESIDNGKPLSIARILDIPRAATNFRFFAAAATQFASESHSVGHEAINYTLRDPVGIVGCISPWNLPLYLFTWKIAPALAAGNCVIGKPSEITPMTAFLLGEICNEAGLPRGVLNIVHGRGSSIGHALVTHPKVKAISFTGGTATGVAIAALAGPQFKKLSLEMGGKNPTLVFADCDYETTVEGTVRAAFANQGEICLCGSRILIERSIYNRFRDDFVSQVSALKVGDPLDNETQQGALVSETHMEKVLSYIELARSTGGSVLAGGYRATVPGRCAEGYFVHPTVIEGLSAECRVNQEEIFGPVATLIPFDTDTEAVSMANSVRYGLAASVWSSDIKRCHRVARELESGVVWVNCWMMRDLRTPFGGMKDSGVGREGGQEAMRFFTEPKNVCIRY